The genomic window ACGTCCTTTAACTGCTGTTTCCAATAACGTATTTGAGAGTTTAGTACTTCTCCCTGCAACCATTCTCGCTGCCAGTAAGCAAAGTCGGCGTATTGAACTGGTAATTCTGGTAACACAGCCGCTCTGTTTTCAACTGCTGCTGCATAGAGTTCACTCAATTCTCGGATTAAGACACCGCTTGACCATTCATCAAAGACAATATGATGTAGGGTCATTAGTAAGAGGTGTTCAGTGTCATGGAGTTGCCATAAGTGGACTCGAAACAGCAGTTCTTTGTCTAGGTGAAAAGGTCGCTGAATCTCCTGCCAAATTTGTCTAAGCGCAGTATCTTCACGAGAACTAACGGCTAATGTTCGTAAGTCAGTCCATCCCACTGGCAAGAGTGATTGATGAGCAACTACTTGAACTAACTGTCCTTCCATAACATTAAAGGTTGTTCGGAGGACTTCATGACGATGAACGATCGCCTGAATACTTTGATTAAGCTGCGATCGCTTTAGCAGACCTGTAAGTCGAAATATAAGCGGAATAACATACAGAGAGTCTTTAGACAATTGTTCAATAAACCACAATCGCTGTTGCGCAAATGAAGTTGGAAAGATAAAGATATCTTCCTGGTCTTGCTTTGGCTCTGTCTTGCCTAAAATCATTGTCACCTATATTTTTTCGACCTCACCTTGTTATAAGAGGAAAAGTGACTTAAGGATTATGCTCTAAGATAGATTTTGAGGAGGGATAAGAAAGGCTTTTTACTACGTTTTACTAGACTATGGTTAAACCCTCTAGCATTAGCAAGCAAAGTAGAGATCCAAAGCAAGCAAAGTAGAGATCCAAAGCAAGCAAAGTAGAGATCCAGCTTGGCTGTTGCATAAGCTCCTAAGGCAACTATTTCTAAGTCCATAGAGAATCTAACTGATTAGAGAAATCGATCTGTCTATAGACATATTTTTTCCGATAACAGTTCTAAAGTTTCTTCCGATTGGGAGGTCTTCTGTTTACACAAAATCTGTCTAAAGTTATGTATAAGCGATCGCCATTTCTGTTTATTAACCTTGTTAACTAGGTTTTAATAATGTTCTATACGAAGTATAAGGGCGATTGAGTCACCCAGTAGGCTGCATTGACTACTGTGAGGCAGAGACTTTCCTGGAGCTTTCAGTTATGGACAGAGACTAGCTCTCAGTACCCTATGTAGCGATCGGTTAACATTTGTTGTAAAAGATTTTTGGCAGATAGTTTGCTCTGTAGATTTTCCGATCGCGAAATAATTGTTACAGTTAGTTACAGTTATGGGATATGAATTTGTAACCTCTCTCTTCTTGCCGTTATCCACTTTGCATACTGCACCAGACTCTTATGGTTTCTCATGTTCCATTACTCGCCTCTTTGCGGTTTAAGTCCTTGCGGGCGACCGAGCCATCGAGTCTAGCTTGGCTATTGCGCTGGGGAATGCTAACTACCTCTGTGGTCACGCTTTCAGGCTGTGGCTTTTTGCCTAAAGGGGCGGCTGATGCCCAAACTCGTCCCCCTGGCTCGGCTCAGGGTCAAGAGACAGCGGCTGTTGATGTGGCGATCGCGGCTACAGCACCTCTAGAATCAGCCCGAGAGTATACAGGTAGCACTCAGCCTCTACAAGAAGTTGCGCTTCGTGCCCAAGCAGAAGGTCAGCTACGACAGCTAAATGTGGACGTGGGCGATCGCGTGCAGCGGGGGCAAACGTTGGCTCAAATTGATGATTCTCTCTTAGATGCGGCGACAACTGAAGCAGAGGCAGAATTAGCATCGCGGCGTTCAGAAATTAGCCAACTTCAAGCACAAGTCAGTGATGCGGAAACGCAGGTGGAACAGGCTCGTCTTCAACTTCAGCAAGCCGAATCCGATGCAGCCCGTTTTACCAAGCTAGCGAGAGACGGTGCCATCGCTCAGCAGCAAGCAGAGCAAGCCCGCACAGAAGCAAAAACGGCTGCACAAATTTTGCAGTCGTCGCAAGAAAAAGTTCGTAGCCAGGAGCAAGCGATCGTGGCTGCAAACGGTCGAATTGCGGCTCAGCAAGCAGTTATTGCTCAGCGGCAAGAGCAGCGATCGTATGCAGTATTGACGGCTCCCATTGGCGGCGCAGTCCTCACGCGATCGACTGAGCAGGGCAATTTACTTCAAGTGGGCGATGAGGTAGTGAGGATCGGAGACTTCAGTCAAGCCAAGGTGACGGTACAAGTTTCGGAACTTGATTTGGCAAATGTTGAGGTGGGCAGAACTGCTAAAGTGCGGCTGGATGCTTTTCCCAATCAGCAGTTTGCAGGCAGAATAACGCGAGTTTCACCGGCTGCCAATCCAACCTCCCGCCTGGTTCCGGTTGAAGTGACGATTCCTAACCCAACGGGTAAAGTTGGTAGCGGATTACTTGCCC from Timaviella obliquedivisa GSE-PSE-MK23-08B includes these protein-coding regions:
- a CDS encoding efflux RND transporter periplasmic adaptor subunit: MVSHVPLLASLRFKSLRATEPSSLAWLLRWGMLTTSVVTLSGCGFLPKGAADAQTRPPGSAQGQETAAVDVAIAATAPLESAREYTGSTQPLQEVALRAQAEGQLRQLNVDVGDRVQRGQTLAQIDDSLLDAATTEAEAELASRRSEISQLQAQVSDAETQVEQARLQLQQAESDAARFTKLARDGAIAQQQAEQARTEAKTAAQILQSSQEKVRSQEQAIVAANGRIAAQQAVIAQRQEQRSYAVLTAPIGGAVLTRSTEQGNLLQVGDEVVRIGDFSQAKVTVQVSELDLANVEVGRTAKVRLDAFPNQQFAGRITRVSPAANPTSRLVPVEVTIPNPTGKVGSGLLARVSFTQTSLDRVVVPLAALQDDRTNARQSGASTGAQSSNSANNQARAEAQPKNTEGTLFVVTGEGEQAKVTARSVALGEQLDGKVQILSGLNSGERFVSRTSKPLKDGDSVRLSILSN